GCGTTCCTGCGGCGGCGGCTGACGGGTGAGTACGACGTCGACGACTTCGGGTACGACGCCGAGCTGACCGACCAGGTGCTGATGTCCCTGCTGCGGCCGGTGTACGAGAAGTACTTCCGGGTCGAGGTGAAGGGCATCGAAAACATCCCCGCCGAGGGCGGGGCGCTGATCGTCGCCAACCACTCGGGGACGCTGCCGCTGGACGGGCTGATGATGCAGGTCGCCGTGCACGACCACCATCCGGCCGACCGGCATCTGCGGCTGCTCGCGGCCGACCTGGTGTTCGTGCTGCCGGTGGTCAACGAGCTGGCCCGCAAGCTGGGTCACACCCTGGCCTGTGCCGAGGACGCCGAACGGCTGCTGGGCCAGGGGGAGCTGGTCGGGGTGATGCCGGAGGGCTTCAAGGGCATCGGCAAGCCCTTCAGCGAGCGCTACAAGCTCCAGCGGTTCGGGCGGGGCGGGTTCGTCTCGACGGCGCTGCGGCAGGGCGCGCCCATCGTGCCGTGCTCGATCGTCGGGGCGGAGGAGATCTATCCGATGATCGGCAACGCCAAGACCCTCGCGCGGCTGCTCGGCTTCCCGTACTTCCCGCTGACGCCGACCTTCCCCTGGCT
The sequence above is drawn from the Streptomyces sp. SAT1 genome and encodes:
- a CDS encoding lysophospholipid acyltransferase family protein; the protein is MADAKVIPFDDDRSRGGSGSRPARRRAAHRRGGAEPAAVGEVQPLPGRTAAREEDTGADGPASGQPAGQPEPEAGGAGDGGGLERRVASGLAFLRRRLTGEYDVDDFGYDAELTDQVLMSLLRPVYEKYFRVEVKGIENIPAEGGALIVANHSGTLPLDGLMMQVAVHDHHPADRHLRLLAADLVFVLPVVNELARKLGHTLACAEDAERLLGQGELVGVMPEGFKGIGKPFSERYKLQRFGRGGFVSTALRQGAPIVPCSIVGAEEIYPMIGNAKTLARLLGFPYFPLTPTFPWLGPLGAVPLPTKWTIQFGEPIPTDGYPPEAAEDPMLMFNLTDQVREQIQHTLYKLLVQRRSVFF